A stretch of Lysinibacillus agricola DNA encodes these proteins:
- a CDS encoding sulfite exporter TauE/SafE family protein: protein MEILLQEWFSVNGFILLTIGLLAAVIGVLFGAAGFILLPAMLLIGIPIHTTVAVNKFATGISALSNVVSFVIKGHLSLKKFTSLMMIASLGGVFGAFLATRLSEQIMNIVACVFLIFSFFVVLCSNKLMVKDIKETEEQPINKLIPFAVSIYDGGFGPGSAQMNVTYHLKKHYTYIKAVELTRIITFSSCTGAFLFYYFTGIVNWGIAIPVSIGSIVGSFLGLKIIPYIKTRWIQILLPIIFFLLIVQVVSDLLI, encoded by the coding sequence ATGGAAATTTTACTACAGGAATGGTTTTCAGTAAACGGATTTATTTTATTAACAATCGGCTTACTTGCAGCAGTCATTGGTGTTCTTTTCGGCGCTGCAGGCTTTATCTTGTTGCCGGCAATGTTACTTATTGGCATTCCGATACATACAACTGTAGCAGTTAATAAATTTGCGACAGGAATTTCAGCTCTATCGAATGTCGTATCGTTTGTAATTAAAGGACATTTATCGTTAAAAAAATTCACATCTTTAATGATGATTGCTAGTTTAGGAGGTGTATTTGGCGCATTTTTAGCCACTCGATTATCGGAACAAATCATGAATATTGTAGCTTGCGTATTCTTAATTTTCTCATTTTTCGTTGTGCTTTGCAGTAATAAATTAATGGTAAAGGATATAAAAGAAACGGAGGAACAACCAATTAATAAACTCATTCCATTTGCGGTTTCAATATATGACGGTGGTTTTGGACCAGGCTCAGCTCAAATGAATGTAACCTATCATCTTAAAAAGCACTATACCTATATAAAAGCGGTTGAGTTAACAAGAATTATTACGTTTTCAAGTTGTACAGGTGCCTTTCTCTTTTACTACTTTACGGGCATTGTTAATTGGGGAATCGCCATTCCTGTTTCAATTGGCTCTATTGTTGGCTCGTTCTTAGGTTTAAAGATCATTCCTTATATCAAAACAAGGTGGATTCAAATTTTATTACCAATCATTTTTTTCTTGTTGATTGTTCAGGTCGTATCAGATTTATTGATATAG